The Cryptococcus decagattii chromosome 1, complete sequence genome includes a region encoding these proteins:
- a CDS encoding superoxide dismutase [Cu-Zn], protein MVKAVAVLKGDSSVTGVITFTQEKEGAPVTVSGDIKNLDVNAERGFHVHEFGDNTNGCTSAGPHFNPHGKNHGAPSDSERHVGDLGNVKTDGNGVASVNISDKSLSLFGPYSIIGRTIVVHAGTDDFGKGGNPESLKTGNAGARAACGVIGISS, encoded by the exons GCTGTTGCTGTCCTCAAGGGTGACTCTTCCGTCACCGGTGTTATCACCTTCACccaggagaaggagggtgCTCCCGTTACCGTTTCTGGTGAC ATCAAGAACCTCGACGTCAACGCCGAGCGAGGCTTCCACGTCCACGAATTTGGAGACAACACCAACGGCTGTACCTCTGCCGGTCCCCACTTCAACCCCCACGGCAAGAACCACGGTGCTCCCTCTGACTCTGAGAGGCACGTTGGTGACCTCG GTAATGTCAAGACTGACGGCAACGGTGTTGCTTCCGTCAACATTTCCG ACAAGAGCCTCTCCCTCTTTGGCCCTTACTCCATCATTGGCCGAACCATCGTCGTCCACGCCGGTACTGACGATTTCGGAAAGGGCGGCAACCCCGAGTCCCTCAAGACTGGTAACGCCGGTGCCCGTGCTGCCTGCGGTGTCAT TGGTATCTCCAGCTAA